accggtgcatcagtgctcctcctctgaatgtgcccgaaccatctgagtcttacttcccgcatcttgtcctccatgggggccacacccaccttctctcgaatatcttcattcctaatcttatccatccttgtatgcccgcacatccacctcaacatcctcatctctgctactttcatcttctggatgtgtgagttctttaccggccaacattcagttccatataacatggcaggcctaaccactgctctataaaacttaccttttagtaacggtggcactttcttgtcacacaagactcccgacgctaacctccacttcatccaccccacccctatacggtgtgtgacatcctcgtcaatctccccgatcccctgcataaccgatccaaggtacttgaaactacctctcttgggaatgacttgagagtcaagcctcacttcaactcccgcttccgtcggctcaactccaaatttgcactcgaggtattccgtcttcgtcctactcaacttgaaacctttagactcaagagcatgtctccaaatctctagcctctcgttgacgccgcctcttgtctcgtcaattagaataatgtcatcagcaaatagcatgcaccatggaacctccccttgaatatgatgagtcagtgcatccatcaccagggcaaataggaatgggctgagcgcagacccttggtgcaaccccgtaataactggaaagtgttcagagtcgcctcctactgtcctaacccgagtcttagctccatcatacatgtctttaatcaccctaatatagttactcgggacccctttatcctctaagcagctccataagaccttcctaggaaccttatcgtacgctttctccagatcaataaacaccatgtggagatccttcttcttatctctgtactgttccaccatcctcctaataaggtggatagcttctgtggtagatcgtcccggcatgaacccgaactggttgtctgaaatagacaccgtccttcgcactctcatttctaccactctctcccaaactttcatggtatgacttagtaatttgatgcccctatagttgttacagctctggacatcacaaGATATAAATTAATATTTTATGTAAGATCCAATTGTTAAACTATTTGAACTATAAATGAAAATTATATATAATAACAACAATTGTAGTAACGAAATGTAACCAAAAACATATTTTGAACGTAAAGTATTCATACAAGATATATGACTTTTAGCTTCATTtagtaatattattatttatattatcaAGTGTTAATTCAAATTAGTAAGATGTTAGCCATATGTTTGCAATGCAGTCAACTGGTGGAATACATTGCATCAACCTGGGAGCATTAGCCGATCTGGTACATCAATACATGTTCCTATGCCCATTCCAATCTTGTCTAACTTTGCTAACTCCCCCTTCTCAACCCGTATCTTGTTCGTTCTGGAAACACGTCTTCCTATTCCATCTTTTCTCGAATCTCCTTTAACGGAAGAAATAGAAGCTCGAGAAGGAATACCAAAACCTATTTCACTCGCTGAGTCTTTTTGCATCCATGGCTGAATGGTTAAAGCGCCCAACTCATAATTGGCGAATTCGTAGGTTCAATTCCTACTGGATGCACGCCAATGGGACCCTCCAATAAGTCTATTGGAATTGGCTCTGTATCAGTGGAATCTCATACAAAGTTCAGAATTGTCTAAGTCAAAATATTATTACGTATTTTACAACACTTTTTACAAAGTTCAGAATTGTAAGTCAAAATATTATTACTTTTTTCTACAAAGTTCAGAATTGtctaaggcctcatttgtttgcacttaatggatgtctgaatcttaatcattcagatctcagacattaagtgcgtttgtttttaaagtctgaatcttaattattcagatcttaatcattaagtgtttTTGGTTTTTTTACTTCACAGCCACTTggtctgaataggtctgtatAATTAAGATCCataacagagacttaatttcattaagatgctatcacatattcattattaactgccaccaccgcctaccattatcaactaccaccatgccgccaccaccaccaccacctccaccACGCCACCATCATCTTCAATTATAGTCGTCACCATTATCAACCATCACCACCTACTATACCCACCACTCCGACCATGATCATTCTCACCCACAATCAGCAttcatccacctcaactaccacaactgacCACACTatcaccatcaacaaccacaGCCGGCACTACCCATCATTATAACCTATCACCGCCCACCCACCACCTTCCTCAGTCACAACTACTATCACCACCCGCCATTATTAACTATAACCACCCACTACCATTCTCAATCATAATCGCCACCACTATcaatcactactagctactaCCATGAAccatcatcatcaaccaaaactaccaccaaccaccgcctctagtcggcattcactccttagccatcaccaccaacaactatcatattttaataaactatatattttattgatagaatattagattagttagtatttcatttgaattttatgtttattaattttcaaataaagataaattttatacaagttaaaaatcaaacagtcttaattaTTTCTATTCAGATCTTtatacacatcttaatatattcagatgtgtattcagattcagttgtcttaatcttaatacacatctttatattcagatgtgtattcaaattcagacgtcttaatcttaaaaaaaaaatgaggCCTAAGTCAAAATTGGGACTGTGAACGTCCCAATctacaaaagagaaaaaaacattGCTAACAATTTAGAACACGTCCCAATTAAGATTTACGATTTAGAGAATCGGGATGTCaacaaaatcaagaaaaaatacAGAAAATTCAAAGATTCAATTAAAATAGAATATCCAAGAGTGAGAACAAGACACAAATAAGAGGCAAGCAAAACCTTCTACTTTAGCCCCTTCTCAATCATATTTTAAAAGGGGtttttttaaatcctaaactcGAAACTGAAATTTACAATTAGAAAAGTGGAAACAAGATGGAGAATTCCAAGTAGAATTTTCAAAATCTTACCCAGAAAAAGAATCGGCGGCTGCTTGATCCTTGAAGAGAGAGACGTGTAAAGGATGAAATTTGTTTTGGGTTTAGAAGAAatagagcccgtttggcttagctgatttagagtagctgataagtattaggtgctgaaaagcatttttaagtgctgaaaatgatttaaaaaataagcatttaggtgtttggataaaagtgctgaaatttaTAATATGCAGCTGAAGAACTGGGTAtaaaaagagttttgttttaaaaagaagtattttagggatagaatagtaaatattttggtcaaacttaaagtgcttataagctgaaatttgataagttggagAATatcaacttatggcttttggcttatttttggcttataagcacctaacttataagcacttttaattttaccaaacgcgtagataagccaaaaaatgCTAATAAGCCAGTTTGATCGGCTTATAAGCTAAGCCGAACACCCTCATAGCCTGATgtcaagagagagaaaaaagaggcGTGTATTTTCGGTATTTTTAACCTCTGAACGGAATTAAGACTCAATTAAGGTCTGACCGAATCAGACCCAATCAGACCTATTCacactttttaaaaataaaaaaaacaaatatactTAATGGGCTAAGATCTGATTCATTTAGATTCAgaccattaagtgcaaacaaatgataAGTAAGGTATACGAAGGAAAAGGTTATTTGATAATGAACTGACCAAAAGGAATTCGTTTTTCAAAAAACTTTAGCTTGTACACAAATACAGCATCCATGTGAATTCATCTTTGTAGTTTTTCATTTCACCAGGCCGGTAAAATGATTTGAGTTCCGAAATTCAATAAGATTGGGGATGAAAAGAAAGGGAGTCTCATCAATTCTTTTATTGAATATGTAATTCTGGTAATCAACAAACAATTATAATGCATTAGCAGTAGGTCCTAAAATAATTCTCTGCTAGTCACAAGAACCATACACTCGATAAAGAATCACAATGCGGTTAATATGAGTCAGAATTTCATTGAAATAGGACAGGCTTATAATAAGAGAATCGGGAAGTTGTTAAAAATCTTAATCTGTTCCAGAAAAGCATATGAAAGTTGGACAAAACGTACGAAATTCTGATGTGGGAATATGGAGAAGAAGACGTACCTGGACTTGGTGAGTTGACGAAATTAGATTGGCGAACTTTGACTCACATTCACTTCTCCTTTGTATGCAATGATTTTGAACAATGATTTTGATCGATGGAATTTCGCAGTTACAGTTTTTTTGGTAGGTTAGGGATTTTGATCGAGAAAATGACACAAATGATCCCTCCCATTAGGGTATAGGTCTAAAATAGTCTCTTAAATTTATTTTTCAGCAATTTTAGTTCTTTTAGTTTATCAAAACAATTAATTTTGCTCTTCATCAAATATAGCTCTTAAGGTTTGTTTGGTACAATAGTGGAATATCACAGGATATATCATGAGATGGGATATTCTATGAGATTAGATATTCTACCTTTTACATGGGAtaattaattctacaattttagTTTAAAAGTTATAATACCCCAAATCAAATAGGATAAAATTAATTTCAAACTTTATCGCCGAATTATAATCCTTATCCCAGATACCAAAAGACTCCTTACGGTTAGCTTTTATagaaaccaaaaaataaaattaatcaaAAACACTACAAATATCCCATCCAAAAATTGCAGCATAAAAAACTGTACAAAACACTGAAATAGATCAATTATAACAGAAGTTGTACCTTAACACTTGTATTTGCAAATACAGAAAGTCAGGATAAACTAACAAATAACTGGATAAACTAACAACTATTGTTTATTAAAATATTTAACGATGACCAAAAGTGCTAACTGGCAAATTCAATGAATTAAAACTACTTAGGGgtatttaattaactattttagACCTTTGCCACTACAATTCTACCTTTAGTTTTACCATTTTGAATTAAAATCAATTGCTTAAGTACTAAAATAACCTAATTCCTAAAGTACTATTTCAATATTTTTTCGAGGAAAACACTCAAAAGATTAGGATGCTGAAACTAAAAAAagaaagcctcaattaaaatgaACAAATCTAGTGAAATATCACATTATAAAAGTAAGAGGTTGCTTCCTATAAGAAGGGGGTGAAGATGTTATGTTTAAACTTTTGGGGCAAACTGAAATATAAAACAATATCCCAAACCTTATAGCGCTCTCTCAAAATTCAAATTAGGTCTGTGCTGGATACCAATCTTTGCTCTTGCACCGGAGTTTCCATTTCCACTCACTGGTACTTGCATCCATCAATGTCGATTAACACTTCAATACAGTACAATGACCTCTTCTCCTCTCTGGTCTCTGACATCAAATCCTACAATGGCAAAGACCCTCTTTGCCCTTGGCTCCGGTAAGCAACCCTTGAACAAAACTCTCACATTTCTTTTGTATCCATTTCTCTGAGTTTTCAATAAtttactcttttatttttttgatttgaagaggaataaagaaaatgaaagagTCACTACCTCCGCAGCTGCTGAAGGAGAAACTGCCACGTTTTCTTCAGAAATGTGCACAGACTTTTGAGTCCGATCGCCGTTATGCTAATGATATGCGTTATCTTCGTGTCTGGTTACGACTGGTAacttcctttttgtttttcttttttgttttaaaagaatcTATTAAATCTGGGATTTACAAATGAAATTTTTTTGCAGATGGAATATGTGGATGAGCCAAAAACGGTACTAAAAACCATGGAGTTGAATCGTATCGGGATGAAAAAATCTGCGTTTTACATAGCATATGCTCTTTATTATGAAAAGGTTAAAAAGTTTGAGGCTGCGGAGAAGATGTACCGTTTGGGTGTGCAGAAGTAAGTAACTAATAGTACTAGCTAGTTCCAATTTTAAATATATTGAGTTAATTAGTTTTAAGAATACTTTAATTCAAATTTCTTTATGCATCCAAGGACATTTGTATGATTATTAAGTTGTTATTATTGAAATGTGGGGAAAGAACTGTGATAAATGCTGTTTATTGAATCATTTTCACATTCAGTTAAATCGACATTAGCTTGCTTAGCAATATATTTTCTGTTTCTAAATTGTTGTCAAATTTCAGTGAAAAGGATTCTTCATTGTTTTGCATTTGCTTAGGGTTATCTAAAGCCATATTACTCTAAAGGGAAATGTATTGCATTCAGAAAAACTTTATTCATTTTGTCAACTTAGTGAAAGTCAATTATCCTTTCAAAGTGTATTGCATAATCTAATCCTAGGGTGCACACCAAATGTAATCTTCAGCCAGATTGAGTATCCTACTTATACACACTTTCTTCTTGAGCTATGATATTTGATACTCTAGAAGGTCTGTAGCAGTTTTGTTTCCTATGGCCAATTTCGGGATGTGATCAAGCAGTACTAGTGTAGGTGTGTGTCTTTGCACCATTAGTTTTGCTAATTTAAGTTTATTTACTTTACTTGCTTCTTTGGAAATTATCTGAATTATCTTGTGCATAGTTGCTGCATTGTATACTTTGTTAGAtgtatttttaaaatcaaaagcagcATTGTTCCATAGAGCTATTTAGAAGAGAAATGGCCCAATGTTTTTTCTCACTCTTTTTCCTTCATGAATTAGGGATGTATGAGTTTCCTTTATATTAATCCTTTTTTAATTTCAGGGCCTGTTATCAGAGTCCTAACAATTTATCTATCCTCTTAAATAATGGAATCTTTTTTCTATCGTTATCTGATTGCAACAGCTTAACTAGGTGCTAGCCCCTTTCCCTTCGCTCAATTATTTAAACAGTCTGACCTCGTTTATGTTTGTGATGTCTTTTTCCACTAAACAGATGACGAACAATTCTGAAAAAAAGTAGTTTCACATGTTGCTTAACTGATTTCGGTCTCATTATTCACTGAACAGCCTTGCAGAGCCACTTGATGAGTTACATAAATCATATGAGGAGTTTCTTCATCGCATGGAGCATCGTAAGAATAAGAGGATACAGGTTGGTTACATTGGTCATATTTGTCACAAACCTCTTCTTTTTGTTAATAGGAGCCGTTAACTGACAGTGGAAAGATATTCTGCAGCGCCAagaaggaaaaaataaaatatgtcCTCTTGGTGCTGAAAGCATCACTTTGAAGAACAATGAGATTGAGGAAAATAATGAGAATTTAAGTGGAACAGAAAACAATCCTATCAGCATCAGGGATCAGTTACCCACCGCACAATCCAAGCATTTAAATATGAAAAACAAGGTTGCCATTTCACAGGGCTACAGGAGAGAGTTTACCAGTGAAGATACAGTTGTTGTTAAATTTGTTGGTAATGCCATTGTTGGGAAGTCTGCTGTGGAAGATGCACGACATCATGGTCTGGTGGAACCTACCATTAATACGAAGGAGGCCATATATACAATTAATAACATGTTTCGAGAGCCATTAGAGCCTTCTCTGGCTGGAAAACAATCACGTCGAAACCAGCCAAAAGTTGATCAGAGATCTAACAATGGTTTTGAGGTATTTATTGATGAAAGCACAGATGGTGTTGTTGGATCATCTCACCAAACCTTGGCAAATGGTTCATCGGTGCCACAAGCCACTACAGTTAAAACTCAAGAGCCCATGCAGGAGCCATTTCTGATATTCATTGATGATGACAACACCGGCGATGTGATTGAGGGAATTCATGAGAAGGATAAGTCAGATATGGATAACACTGACAATTTGACTGGATGTACTATTGAAGAGAGGATTGAGAACGGTTTTGTGTTTCCGCGTCCTTCTGATGTTACCTCAGAATGTTCTGTTCCAAATTTTGAAAGGCCACCTCAAACAAGACTCCGTAGGGAGGACACAGTTGTATACAAATTTGTAGGTTCCACCATTTCAGAAGAATCACAGGTCGAAAATGTTTGCCATCATGGCCTCGTAGAACCAACAATTAACTTGAAGGAGGCTATGGATGATATTAATAGCATGTTCGGAAAGCCAATCGAGTTTACAAGGAAAAGCAGGCCAAAGAAACGGGAACAAGCACCTAAGATGGAGAGAGATGACAGTGGGTTCATGATACTTCCAGATGATGAGATACACCATCAACCAAAGAGTTCCCTGCCAACTTCCACGGCAAAAAGGGGAAGTGACTTGTTCGAGCAAACTGTGTGCACAAAGGAGGCAATGGATGACATAAATAAAATGTTTGCAATGCCACTGGATTTCTAAGATACTGGTACagtcttcattttttatttttttttcaaactgtATTagtcttctttattttcttttaaatatcCATGAGTTTTGAGTTTATTGACTGGTTTTGTTCTCTATTCTATCCTGCCTAAATTTTGAGATGTGTGAGATGGATCTTGTCACCCCTTGAAAAAAAGAGATGGATCTGACATCTTATTTGGTCAGACGAAAGCCATTGATCTTATTCGAAAGTTGAGATTTCACAGCACACAcctatagatagatagatagatagatagatagatagatagatagatagatagatagatagatagatagatagatagatagagatagagagattGTAACTGGAATAATCAAttatgaaatgcaatgggaacAAAAAGTTGCTGCAATGTGAAGAATGTTGCACTCAAGACTCTATTTCTAGAAAGTAGAAATAGATTGTACTCAAGACTCTTGTGAAAACATAGAACcaggaaaaaaatcaaaatagtacatggtggaaATCAATTAATATTCTGGTTTAGGAGGGCAATAAGCTGGTCGGAAAGCAAAGGGACCAGCAGCATAAATCACAGCCTCATAATTACTTTGCCTCAATGTTTTGTCTAAAAATCGGAGTGGAGCACCAGTGAGTCCATAGTTGATATTAGTGAACACATCACAGTTTTCCAGAGGAGAGGAGACAAGTTTCACGCGGCATGAATGGAGAGGATGGTCAAGATAAGAATGCCCCATTTTGAAGCCATCCAGCTCTGCAAATAAGTAGCCATTTTTATCCGTTTGAAATGCCTTATAGTAGCTTACTCTTTTCATGTAATTTTTGCAGATAACACTAACTTTAGCTGCTGCGATGGGCTTAGCACCTGAGAGAGACCATGATCCATAGTTATCACAGCTCTGGCAGTAGACCATGCCTTCAACTACCACTTGCGCTGTTTTCTCTACAGGCTTAGCTGGGGCTTTTTTATAGGCGGTTGTCAGTGGAATGGCTAATGCAAAGAGCAAAGACACGATCAGGATAAGTTGGCTGCTTGACATCTTCTTGAAATAATGTCGTGTAGCTTATGTCAGTTTTGGAATGTAATTCTTGCTTGATGTTAAAGTACATTTGAGTTGATACCTATATATAGTTTTAGGCATGGATTTGTTTGTATGCTCTGAATGTTGTCAAGGACGTGAATACTACTATATCACATTTGTAGAAGTTCAATGTTCATCCTCAATATTTTCAAGACGTGATGACCATGTTCAGAAGTTTATAGTTTGTATAATATTCTATGAGCTTCAATATGGTCATCCCCACGTAGAGTCATCTACGTGCAACCCACTTACCCCTCCTATAATATGGTAGGGTTAGGTGAGCCAACCTACTTGAAAATTTAATGAGATTACGGTTATCTCATCGAAGTATCATACTAGTAAAAGGGAATAATGCTATATTCGTATTCCATAAAGATCATCATTTTAATGTACTCTGACTATCCCAAATTGAATATTAATCTCGAAATACATGATTAGTATTAGAAAATTTAAATAACAATAATGCTTAATATTCAATTGGTCAAGATGTGGATACTTATGTTGACCTTTGCTCTTTCGAAAAATAAATAGAGTAGAGTTGGTGTTGAAAAGTAAAGTTAAATATGGTAACATATTATTTTTGCTCTTGGTCcttaattccaaaaaaaaaaaaaattgtcaccTTTTGCTTTTGTCAAAGTAGAATATACTAATTTTGACAAAAACTCTTCAAAAGGTAAGGGTAGAACTAAAGGTGTCTAACGGGCTGGGTCAGCCCGTTTTCGGACCGACCCAAACCGGTTAAAACCGAAACCAGTCCGGATCGGTAGAAGGGGGCCAGGTGGGACTGGGTTATAGGGATAGGGTGGTTTGTACCGTTCACTTTTGAACCATCGGTTAACCCGACCGATCAAACCCGGTCAACGAACAATACTGTTCATCCGGTAACAATTTTTTTTAAGCTTGGGCCTCAGATTCTGACCGTTGGCAATGGTCCATTTCACAATATGGTCGTTGCCCAACGGCTGAAATTGACATTTAGtccaattttgggatttatttttaaaaaaattaccccccattgaaaaactataaatacaccccTCCCCCTCTtcctcatttcttcactcatctctcaattctcaattcaagttaaatcatgcctcgtacttctagaatgcgctcatatgtttgggaacactttgaggtagtagaagaaaatgaagaagttcagaaagtaaagtgcaagaaTTGTGGTCAAGTCTTAAATCTTCGTTCAAAGTCTGGCACAGGCAGTTTAAGCAGGCATATAAAGAattgtcttgagcgtcctccgaaaattcgtatttaagttgatttgagacaatttgtgttattttaaaattattagacgtatttatgcttaatgttttagtttgttagattaatttgaagatattattatgcatgaaaatttagttttactttttttttgttaatttacttgttaaatgcaaacttcaattttgtaattttgaaataaatgtagcacttgcaatttataagtgcaattttttctcatcttcattgtattctttatatttttactttatattaatataacttacaatagttatacaaaaataaaaatacaaaaaaaaattaaaaataacaataacctGGCCCAGCCCCATGAACCCGCAATccttacggttcaatttttacccggatgaacccgaacccgttaaacctGTATGCCCCAACTCGTAACCGGCCCGGACCATAACCCGTATGGATACTAAATTCCCCTACCCAGCCCGGCTCGGCCCACCCGTTAAACACATATAGGTAGAACTCACTAAGGGTGTCTAACGGGCCAGGTCAGCCCGTTTCCGGACCGGCCTAGACTGGTTAAAATCGGAACCGGCCCGAACCGGTAGAAGGGGGCCGGGTGGGGCTGGGTTATAGGGGTAGGGGGTTTGGTCCGTTCACATTTTGACCACCGGTTAACCGGACCGGTCAAACCCGGTCAACGAACAACACCGTTCGGCCGGTTAACCGGCCTGGCCCAAACCGGTTTAACGGtaacaaaattttttatttttttatatttttaaatgtgGACTCAGATTCTAACCATTGGCAACTTcccatcttcattgtattctttatatttttactttatattaatataacttacaatagttatacaaaatacaaaaaaaaattaaaaataacaataacctGGCCCGACCCCATGAACCCGCAATccttacggttcaatttttacccggatgaacccgaacccgttaaacccggTATGCCCTAACTCGTAACCGGCCCGGACCATAACCCGTATGGGTACTAAAATTCCCTACCCAGCCCGGCCCGGCCCACCCGTTAAACACCCATAGAACTCACCCTTGAAACCGAAAATTCTTTAAAATTTTGGAACAAAACGAGTATATAGAACTACTTGCGTCCTAAACAAAGTCTTTACTTTTTCGTTATCCTAAAACGGGTACGTTTTTTAACATGACATTTTGAACATAAGAAGAAAGTCGAGGAACtgaaattttattttcttgagaTAACTTTTCTTCATCTTATTTTTCAAACACAGGATTAGTGAAATAGTCTTGGAACATAGGCATCCAATTCAATCGTGGTGTACCCCGCGTaagaaaagtaaacaaaataTGTAAAGCAGagtattaaatatatatatatatatatatatatatatatatatatatatatatatatatatggggacTAGCTTGCACGCAGCTCCACTTATTGTATTATCATGATTCATGACAAGTTACCAATCAGTTAAGTTATCTTCTCCCGTGTcaattctttctctttttcaaGGAC
This sequence is a window from Nicotiana sylvestris chromosome 3, ASM39365v2, whole genome shotgun sequence. Protein-coding genes within it:
- the LOC104226297 gene encoding uncharacterized protein, giving the protein MSINTSIQYNDLFSSLVSDIKSYNGKDPLCPWLRGIKKMKESLPPQLLKEKLPRFLQKCAQTFESDRRYANDMRYLRVWLRLMEYVDEPKTVLKTMELNRIGMKKSAFYIAYALYYEKVKKFEAAEKMYRLGVQNLAEPLDELHKSYEEFLHRMEHRKNKRIQRQEGKNKICPLGAESITLKNNEIEENNENLSGTENNPISIRDQLPTAQSKHLNMKNKVAISQGYRREFTSEDTVVVKFVGNAIVGKSAVEDARHHGLVEPTINTKEAIYTINNMFREPLEPSLAGKQSRRNQPKVDQRSNNGFEVFIDESTDGVVGSSHQTLANGSSVPQATTVKTQEPMQEPFLIFIDDDNTGDVIEGIHEKDKSDMDNTDNLTGCTIEERIENGFVFPRPSDVTSECSVPNFERPPQTRLRREDTVVYKFVGSTISEESQVENVCHHGLVEPTINLKEAMDDINSMFGKPIEFTRKSRPKKREQAPKMERDDSGFMILPDDEIHHQPKSSLPTSTAKRGSDLFEQTVCTKEAMDDINKMFAMPLDF
- the LOC104226296 gene encoding non-classical arabinogalactan protein 30; amino-acid sequence: MSSSQLILIVSLLFALAIPLTTAYKKAPAKPVEKTAQVVVEGMVYCQSCDNYGSWSLSGAKPIAAAKVSVICKNYMKRVSYYKAFQTDKNGYLFAELDGFKMGHSYLDHPLHSCRVKLVSSPLENCDVFTNINYGLTGAPLRFLDKTLRQSNYEAVIYAAGPFAFRPAYCPPKPEY